The Victivallis sp. Marseille-Q1083 DNA window GCAGTTGGCGATCGGCGGCTACGATCTGGTGGTGACGCTGGACAATCCGGCCGCTGATCTCTTTTTCGACGATGTTCTGGAGGTGCCGTCCGGAACGCCGTGGCTGTTCCTCGGCTATGACTGTCCCAATGTCAACCGGCGTTCCCAACGTCCCGGCGTGACCGGATTGAGCATGCCGTTGAGTGCGTTGTCGACCTTGGAAATTGCATTGCAATTGTTGCCGGCGACGGAGAAAGTGGCATTCGTGCTCGACGGCAGGGCGAATGGGTTCAGCATGATGCGGTGCATTCTGGAGGAATGCGACCGGGTTCCCGGCGTGGAATTGCTGCCGATCTGCGGCCGGGAATATTCTACCGAAGAAATGCTGGCCGAGATTGCCGGGTTGCCGAAAAATTCGTTGGTTATTTTCCACAGTTGGGCTTCCGTCAAGGAGCCGGTCCAGATCCGCCAGAAGCAAATCGTGGAGAAGATCAGGCAGATTTATGCCGGGCCGATTTTTTCGACGCTGGACAACGGCCTGGATGACGGAGCCATCGGCGGCGTAATTACCGTCGGCCGGCAACACGGCCGGGAAGGCGGTGCCGTTGCCGAACGCATTTTGAACGGCGAAGCGCCGGAAGCGATCGCCTTCCGCCGCGGCGGAGACCGGGCCATCTTTGATTACCGGCGTTTGCTGGCGGCCGGGTTGTCGCCGGCGTTGCTGCCGGCCGGTGCCGAGCTGCGGAACCGGCCGGTTTCTTTCTGGCAGCAATACCGCGATGAGTTGTTCTATGGCGGTTTGGGGGTGCTGCTGGCGTTCGGCGGGGTTGCCGCCGGTCTGTTTTTTTATTTCTGGCATTTGAAGCGCTTGAATATCATCTTCAAGGCGATGCCGGCCCATGCGGTGGTGGCCGACGCGGCCGGCCGCATTCACTTTTTTCAGGCTGATTTGCCGGCTGGTTCCGGTGAAATCCGTTTTTTTACTGATTTGCCGGAGGACGTGCAGCGTACTTTTGAAGAGCCCATTCGGGCCGTCCTTGCCGATGGCCGCCCGATGACGGTCGAGTACCGTTATATGAATCGCTGGCGGCGCGCCGAACTCGTCCGGTTGCCCAAAACGGTTTTCGGCGTCAGGGCCGTCATGTGGACTTCGGTGGAGATCGACGAATTGCACAATCTGGCCGAACGGTTCCGGCTGACCTTGAATTCCATCGGCGACGGCGTCATTGCCGTCGATGCCGACGGCCGGATTACGCTGGTCAATCGGGTTGCCGCCCGGTTGACCGGTTATCGGAAAGAGGAATTGACCGGGCAGTTGCTTGAGGAGAAGCTCCAGGTGCTCCGGTCGGGAAAGGCTGCGCCGCTCCGGGAGGCGCTGGCGGGGAAGTGGCCGGTTGATACCGGCGGGCCCGCCGAACTGGTGGCCAGGGATGGCCGGCGTTACCACATCGCCGACAATATCTCCCCGATCCGGGACGATTCCGGGCAGGTGACCGGGGCGGTCATCGTTTTCCGCGATGTGACCGGGGAGTTGGCCAAGCAGATTCGTCTGGAGCGGCAGAATGTCTTTTTGCAGACGGCGGCGGAAGTGGCGGAGATGACTTATTTCGCCTGGAGCGAGGATGGCACGCCGCCGGACTGGGAGGTTGGCGGCAATTGGGGCCGGCGGGAGGACGGGACGGTATCGACGACGGAAGAGTGGGTTGCGCCGAAAGATTTGGCCGCATTCCGGGCCGCCTGGGACGAAATGCTGGCGGGGAGGCGGGATACGCTAACCGTCGTCTATGCCGCCGGCAGCGAGAATAAGGATCGCATCTTTGAAATGCGTGCGGTCCGGAAACGGCTGGAAGAGGACGGGCGGGTGGAATTTTTTGGCATCATCCGGGATATTACCGCCGCGACCCGGGCCGAGCAGCAGCGCAGCAATTTATCTTTGATGTTCCAGGCTTTATTGACCAATTTGCCGTGCAGCGTTTTCGTCAAGGATATCGCCGACGACTATCGCTTGATCATGTGCAACGAGGCCAGCGGGAAACTGCTCGGCCGGCCCGTGTCGGAGTTGATCGGCCGGACTGCTTACGACCTGCTGCCGCGCCGGCAGGCCGAAGAGATTGCCGCGCAGGACTGTGAAGCGGCGGAACTGGGGACGTTGACGGAGCGTTTCGCCGAATTCACCGACCGGCAGGGGAGTTTCCATAAGGGCAAATTCCTGCGCCGGGTGGTCGTCAGGGCCGATGGCAGCAAAGTGCTGCTGAGTGTCTGCGTTGATGTCACGGCGGAAATGCGTTGGGAAAAAGAGATGCGGGAGACGAATCACCTGTTGAATCTGATCGTCAATTCACTACCCTGCATTTTATGGATCAAGGATATCAGCGATATGCACCGCTATCTGCTGATCAACAACTCTTACAGCAAGTTGATGCAGACGCCGGCGGATGACGTGATCGGCAAAACCGATTTCGATCTGCATCCGGTCGAATTTGCCCGGAAATATGTCGAAGACGACCGGGCGGTGATTGCCGCCGGCTGTCCGCAGGAATACGAAGAATATCTGCAGGGCAGGGACAGGCGGCTTTCCATTCGCACGGTGAAAATTCCGCTGCAGAATTACAAACCGGGCCGGACGCTGCTGCTGGGAATGAGTTTCGATGTCACCGAATTGATCGAGAGCCGCAATCAGTTGCGGGAAACCAACAATATCCTTCAGGGGATTCTCGACGAACTGCCGGCAATGATCATGGTCAAAGACATCAAAAACGATTTCCGCTACATCCAGTGGAACCGGATGGCGGAACGGCTGACCGGCACGTCGGCGGCGGAAGCGCTGGGACGGAACAATGCCGAAATTCCGGCTTTCGCCGAATTTGCCGAACAGTTCCGGCAAGCAGAGCAACTGGCGGCGGCCAGCGGCAGTGCCGAAAGCCTCAATACTTTCCGCGGTGGCGATGGTGCGCTTCATATGGTCAGCACCCAGCAACTGCGGATCAGCGCCGGCAACTCTTCGGACTGGCTGTTGCTGGACATGAGCATGGACGTCACCGAGGAAAAACGGCTGGAAGCGGAGCGGCAGCGGCTGATGAGCGAATTGCAGCATTACGCCGAACAGGAGCACCTGCTCAGCAGTTGCCTGGAGGCGATCATGTTGCATGAGGATGATGATACGGCGATTCGGATTGTGTTGCGC harbors:
- a CDS encoding PAS domain-containing protein gives rise to the protein MLTDEVRRKLGVPPVGWRKFLAVILLVLAGWCAGRAAGETEAVALTTNKNILFISSCNASQRWTNDVMAGFREYFHHLNLPVVINVQELDVMGNPSLQPRERELALLREQLAIGGYDLVVTLDNPAADLFFDDVLEVPSGTPWLFLGYDCPNVNRRSQRPGVTGLSMPLSALSTLEIALQLLPATEKVAFVLDGRANGFSMMRCILEECDRVPGVELLPICGREYSTEEMLAEIAGLPKNSLVIFHSWASVKEPVQIRQKQIVEKIRQIYAGPIFSTLDNGLDDGAIGGVITVGRQHGREGGAVAERILNGEAPEAIAFRRGGDRAIFDYRRLLAAGLSPALLPAGAELRNRPVSFWQQYRDELFYGGLGVLLAFGGVAAGLFFYFWHLKRLNIIFKAMPAHAVVADAAGRIHFFQADLPAGSGEIRFFTDLPEDVQRTFEEPIRAVLADGRPMTVEYRYMNRWRRAELVRLPKTVFGVRAVMWTSVEIDELHNLAERFRLTLNSIGDGVIAVDADGRITLVNRVAARLTGYRKEELTGQLLEEKLQVLRSGKAAPLREALAGKWPVDTGGPAELVARDGRRYHIADNISPIRDDSGQVTGAVIVFRDVTGELAKQIRLERQNVFLQTAAEVAEMTYFAWSEDGTPPDWEVGGNWGRREDGTVSTTEEWVAPKDLAAFRAAWDEMLAGRRDTLTVVYAAGSENKDRIFEMRAVRKRLEEDGRVEFFGIIRDITAATRAEQQRSNLSLMFQALLTNLPCSVFVKDIADDYRLIMCNEASGKLLGRPVSELIGRTAYDLLPRRQAEEIAAQDCEAAELGTLTERFAEFTDRQGSFHKGKFLRRVVVRADGSKVLLSVCVDVTAEMRWEKEMRETNHLLNLIVNSLPCILWIKDISDMHRYLLINNSYSKLMQTPADDVIGKTDFDLHPVEFARKYVEDDRAVIAAGCPQEYEEYLQGRDRRLSIRTVKIPLQNYKPGRTLLLGMSFDVTELIESRNQLRETNNILQGILDELPAMIMVKDIKNDFRYIQWNRMAERLTGTSAAEALGRNNAEIPAFAEFAEQFRQAEQLAAASGSAESLNTFRGGDGALHMVSTQQLRISAGNSSDWLLLDMSMDVTEEKRLEAERQRLMSELQHYAEQEHLLSSCLEAIMLHEDDDTAIRIVLRAVGEHLNGSRSYIMRYDYERQLAVPFREWNAPGTQPAIAAGRIAPQPFRQTEKWFLKIKRENFWGAGDTASPQAQEELESWGPVVLEWDMRSIYFCAIQLDNEHFWGHVGVVYEDRPYVFSEHDTQLLQVAAHLIEIILARREKRMELERSEYEKLLIMDTIRIPILLFDARMNLIRCNNAALEIAGIPEEQVYRQACWESFCGETARPAACPVQLAHDDQLEHTRELEVKGRLFQLRAYPIIVDGKLLYIMKTMVDITALHETQQQLTRALLEAQGASKAKSYFLATMSHELRTPLNAVIGFSELLQNSSLPPAEQLEYLKSINLAGNSLLCLINDVLDLSKLEAGQTVLESKPTDLMVLLREIQSVFQYKVREKKLTFLLEVEANLPMLYLDHLRLRQILLNLVGNAVKFTDQGGVTVSAAFRKSDAERGSLSIRVRDTGIGIKPEALDKIFQPFGQQDAARDTHVYKGTGLGLTISQRLIVRMGGTIGVESEVGRGSCFTIELPAVKFSGIVQANARPKEHRLISGGQIRILVVDDVPMNLKVLSAMLRKLDVVPLLAGSGEEVLRILSREEKKPDLVLTDMWMPGMNGDALAAAIHALPGCAGLKVVAVTADTEANQNFAVEEFAEILLKPITLEKLTALLAGFRDASGKDEE